Genomic segment of bacterium:
TTTTATGAAAATTATTACATTGGCTCCAGAAGTAGTTTAGAAAAGTAGTCAGTGAGCAGTAAATTTATATACTCTTCACTGTCTATGGAGGTATTAATGAATAAAGTTTTTATTAAAAAAGGAGATACAGTCGCAATCCTTGCGGGTAAAGATGATGGGAAACAAGGGAAAGTGTTGCATGTGTTTCCGCAAAAGAATAGAGTAATGGTCGAAGGAATTAACTTCGTTAAACGACATACACGAAAAAATCCACAAAAACAACAAATAGGTGGAGTAATAACTCGCGAATCATCCATTCCTGTATCCAGGGTAATGTTTGTGTGCCCTAACTGTAATCGACCAACAAGATTAGGTAGATTAGTCAGGGATGATGGCTCAAAAGTCAGGGTATGTAAAAAATGTGAGGAAGTTGTTGATAAAAAGTAAAATAGACACTGCTCAGTGAACAGTGATGAGTAAAACCATGCACTTCTACTTTCCCCCTTAATAAAGGGGGTTAGGGGGTTGTTATTACTAATCATTGACTGCTGTTTTACTTATGAGGTAATTTATGTCAAGATTAAAAGATATATATAAAAAAGAAGTAATTCCCATATTAAAGGAAAAATTTGGCTATAAAAATGAATTAGCTATCCCTAAATTAGAAAAGATTGTGATTAATATGGGTGTTGGAGATGCCAATACTAATCCCAAGGCATTAGACTCGGCTATGGAGATATTAGCCATAATCTCAGGACAACAACCAGTTAAAAAAGCCGCAAGAAAATCAATCGCAGGCTTTAAACTAAGAGCCGGCATGACAGTAGGATGTATGGTGACATTAAGACGACAAAGAATGTATGAATTTTATGATAGGTTAGTCAACATCGCTTTACCACGAGTTAGGGATTTTAGAGGAACACCAACTAATTCCTTTGATGGAAGAGGAAATTATACCCTCGGCGTTCGTGAACAAATTATCTTCCCTGAGGTAAATTATGATAAGATAGAAAGAGTGCGGGGGATGAATATTAGTATCGTTACAACAGCAAAAACAGATGAAGAGGCAAAAGAACTCCTGAAAGCTCTTGGAATGCCATTTAGAAAGTGAGGGGAAAAATTTTATGGCCAGAAAGGCAATGATTGAAAAATCAAAAAGAATTCCTAAATTTAAAGTGCGAATCCACAATAGATGTCTAATATGTGGTAGGCCAAGAGGATATTTACGCAAATTTGGTATGTGCCGCATTTGCCTCAGAACATTAGGCAGAGAAGGTAAAATACCAGGTCTCATTAAATCCAGCTGGTAATTAAGTAAGTAATCGGTTAAATGGTAATTGGTAACTAATTACCAGTCACCAGTTACCAGTTACCAAAAAATAAGGAGTATAAAAAATGAGTATGACAGACCCTGTTGCCGATATGTTAACCAGAATTCGTAACGCTAATTATTCTGGTCATGAAAAAGTTGATATTCCGGCATCAAAATTAAAAACTGAAATTGCTACTGTTCTCAAAAAGGAAAAATTCATTAAATCCTATAAATTTGTTGAAGACCATAAACAAGGCATTATTAGAATTTACTTAAAATATGGTCCCAAAAAAGAAAGAGTTTTAACTGATTTGAAAAGAATTAGTAAACCAGGACGACGAATCTATGTAGATAAAGACAATCTTCCAAAAGTATTAGCTGGCACAGGAATCGCTATTATCTCCACCTCAAAAGGAGTGATGACGGATAATGCGTGTAAAAAACTTGGGGTCGGCGGAGAAATCCTTTGCTATGTGTGGTAAAAAGTAGAAAAGGAGTAATGTAAAATGTCACGAATAGGACAGGCACCAATAAATGTGCCTAAGGATGTAAAAGTTAATATGGATAACGGAAATATTACCGTCCAGGGACCTCTAGGTAAATTATCGTGGATATTTCCGGCGACAATGACCATAGAAATTAAGGAAGATAAACTTTTAGTTAAAAGCACCATTCCTGATGATAAAAAAGAAAAAGCCCTTTATGGATTAACACGAAGTTTAATTAAAAATATGGTTGAGGGAGTAAAAACAGGCTTTGAGAAAACTTTATTAATTGAAGGGGTAGGTTATAAGGCTATCCTTGAAGGTAAAAATGTAAAACTACAAATAGGCTTCTCTCATCCGGTAATCATTACTCCACCAGAAGGAATTACCTTTGAAACCCCTGAAGCTACTAAAATAAAGGTTAAAGGGATTGATAAACAATTGGTCGGTGAAATAGCCGCCCAAATTCGCAACATCCGCACCGCTGATGTCTATAAAAGAAAAGGAATTAGATATATTGACGAGCATATTAAGACGAAGGTGGGTAAGACAGGATTAAAATAAATTTATAAGGTAAGTTATGAATATAAAAGATAAAAAAGAGCTAAGATTAAAAAGAAGACATCGAACAAGAAGAAAGATATTTGGTACTTATGAAAGACCAAGACTTAGTGTCCATCGGAGTTTGAAACATATTTATGCCCAAATCATAAATGATGAAGAAGGAAAGACATTAGCCTGTGTTTCGAGTGCGAAAAAAGGTTTTATTTCAGATTCGATGAAAAAAATAGATGTGGCAAAAAAAATAGGTAGTTTGATTGCTCAACTTTCAATTGAGAAAGGAATTAAAAAGGTTGTTTTTGACCGCGGTGGTTATCCATACCACGGACGGATAAAGGCATTAGCCGAAGCCGCCAGGGAAGGGGGATTAGAGGTTTAAAAAATGAATGAAAAAATTAATCTAAAGGAAGTAGATTTAACAGAAAAGGTAATCACCATTAATCGAGTGGCAAAGGTAGTTAAAGGGGGCAAGAGATTCGGATTTACGGCATTAGTTATTGTTGGAGATAGACAGGGACATGTTGGGGTAGGCTATGGTAAGGCAAATGAAGTGCCACAAGCCGTGGCAAAAGGAATAGGATTAGCAAAGAAAAATTTGCTCCAGATTCCCTTAAAAGGAACAACTATCCCTTATCCTTTAATAGGCCATAAAGGCTCTGGATATGTCGTCTTAAAACCCGCCGCACCAGGAACAGGAATTATTGCCGGTGGACCTATTCGAGCGGTTATGGAGGCATTAGGCGTGCAGGATATTCTAACAAAATCACTTGGAAACAATAATCCACTTGCGGTTATTAATGCCACAATGAATGCTTTGAAACAAACAATATCTCTATCGGCAAGATTAGACCTTCGTAATACATTACCAGTATAAGAAAGAGATAATGGAGGTTTTCAAGACAAATGGCTATTGTTATTTCAGATAGACTAAAAGAAAAATTTGGTAGTCCAGTAATAGAAGATTTTCTCAAGGTTATGGAGCAAATAATTCTTGAAAAAGGAGTTCCAAAGGATGAACTTGGGCATAAGTTAAGCGTGATAGATTTCAGGTTTAATAAATTAGACGAAGGATATAGTGAAATCAAAAAAGCCCTGGGAGAACTAAATGAACGAATAGATAAGATTCATGAGCGAA
This window contains:
- the rpsE gene encoding 30S ribosomal protein S5 encodes the protein MNEKINLKEVDLTEKVITINRVAKVVKGGKRFGFTALVIVGDRQGHVGVGYGKANEVPQAVAKGIGLAKKNLLQIPLKGTTIPYPLIGHKGSGYVVLKPAAPGTGIIAGGPIRAVMEALGVQDILTKSLGNNNPLAVINATMNALKQTISLSARLDLRNTLPV
- the rplX gene encoding 50S ribosomal protein L24 encodes the protein MNKVFIKKGDTVAILAGKDDGKQGKVLHVFPQKNRVMVEGINFVKRHTRKNPQKQQIGGVITRESSIPVSRVMFVCPNCNRPTRLGRLVRDDGSKVRVCKKCEEVVDKK
- the rpsH gene encoding 30S ribosomal protein S8; translation: MSMTDPVADMLTRIRNANYSGHEKVDIPASKLKTEIATVLKKEKFIKSYKFVEDHKQGIIRIYLKYGPKKERVLTDLKRISKPGRRIYVDKDNLPKVLAGTGIAIISTSKGVMTDNACKKLGVGGEILCYVW
- the rplE gene encoding 50S ribosomal protein L5 — protein: MSRLKDIYKKEVIPILKEKFGYKNELAIPKLEKIVINMGVGDANTNPKALDSAMEILAIISGQQPVKKAARKSIAGFKLRAGMTVGCMVTLRRQRMYEFYDRLVNIALPRVRDFRGTPTNSFDGRGNYTLGVREQIIFPEVNYDKIERVRGMNISIVTTAKTDEEAKELLKALGMPFRK
- the rplF gene encoding 50S ribosomal protein L6, with the translated sequence MSRIGQAPINVPKDVKVNMDNGNITVQGPLGKLSWIFPATMTIEIKEDKLLVKSTIPDDKKEKALYGLTRSLIKNMVEGVKTGFEKTLLIEGVGYKAILEGKNVKLQIGFSHPVIITPPEGITFETPEATKIKVKGIDKQLVGEIAAQIRNIRTADVYKRKGIRYIDEHIKTKVGKTGLK
- the rplR gene encoding 50S ribosomal protein L18; this translates as MNIKDKKELRLKRRHRTRRKIFGTYERPRLSVHRSLKHIYAQIINDEEGKTLACVSSAKKGFISDSMKKIDVAKKIGSLIAQLSIEKGIKKVVFDRGGYPYHGRIKALAEAAREGGLEV
- a CDS encoding type Z 30S ribosomal protein S14, whose translation is MARKAMIEKSKRIPKFKVRIHNRCLICGRPRGYLRKFGMCRICLRTLGREGKIPGLIKSSW